The Castanea sativa cultivar Marrone di Chiusa Pesio chromosome 11, ASM4071231v1 genome contains a region encoding:
- the LOC142616206 gene encoding F-box protein At4g22390-like encodes MTSSARHIIGKSWTTVCLTFNNSYEKKEDIAIWNPLIRKYRKLPSEPIDKPSGSLYYLYSSFGFGYDPSNNDYKVVRIAQFYEGVFFEVKVYSLKSQCWKKIEKQWPIKGICSMRSVSLNGAFHWIVEQNDGSESILAFDLSNEKFGLYRKPSDEADFVLGS; translated from the coding sequence ATGACCAGTTCGGCAAGGCACATAATTGGGAAATCTTGGACTACTGTTTGCCTTACCTTTAATAATAGCTACGAGAAAAAGGAAGACATCGCGATTTGGAATCCATTGATCAGGAAGTACAGGAAGTTGCCCAGCGAACCAATAGACAAACCTTCTGGTTCGTTGTATTATTTGTATTCCAGTTTTGGATTTGGATATGATCCTAGTAACAACGATTATAAAGTAGTGAGAATTGCACAATTTTATGAGGGAGTTTTCTTTGAAGTGAAGGTCTATAGTCTGAAATCACAGTgttggaaaaaaattgaaaaacaatggCCAATCAAGGGGATATGTTCAATGCGGTCAGTTTCATTGAATGGAGCTTTCCATTGGATTGTTGAGCAGAATGATGGGTCAGAATCTATTCTTGCTTTTGATCTTTCCAATGAGAAATTCGGACTTTATAGAAAGCCCAGTGATGAGGCTGATTTCGTGTTGGGCTCTTGA